The genomic DNA GCGGCGGCGTACTCGCCGTGGACAGTGGCCAATTGGAAGCAGCCGCCGCGCTCGGGATCCCCCGGCACCGGCAGCTGTGGCGGATCGTGCTGCCGCAGGCGATGCGTTCCATCCTGCCGAACGCCGCCAACGAGATCATCTCGCTCTTCAAGGGCACCTCGATCGTCTCCGTGATGGCGATCGGCGAACTCTTCTACCAGGTCCAGGTCGTCTACGGACGCAACGGCAGGGTCGTGCCTCTGCTGATGGTGGCCACCGTCTGGTACATCCTCCTGACCACCGTGCTCTCCGTCCTCCAGCACTACGTCGAACGTCACTACGCCAAGGGGGCCGCGCGATGAGCGCCACCACTGCCGATTCCACGGATGCCGTCCCCGACGCCATGGTCGAGATCCGCGCCGTGCACAAGAGCTTCGGCACTCTCGAAGTCCTGCGCGGCATCGATCTGTCCGTACGCGCCGGAGAGGTGACCGTCGTCCTCGGCCCTTCCGGGTCCGGCAAGTCCACGCTGCTGCGCACCATCAACCACCTGGAGAAGGTCGACAACGGCTGGATCAGCGTCGACGGCACCCTGGTCGGCTACCGCAGGGACGGCAACAAACTCTACGAGCTCCGCGAACGCGAGGTCCTGCGCCAGCGCACCCGGATCGGCTTCGTCTTCCAGAACTTCAATCTCTTTCCGCACCTCACAGTCCTGGAGAACATCATCGAGGCGCCGGTCTCCGCCCGGCGCCGCCCCCGCAAGGACGCGGTCTCCGCCGCCGAGAAGCTCCTCGCCCGCGTCGGGCTCGCCGACAAGGCGGGGGCGTACCCGAAGCAGCTCTCCGGCGGGCAACAGCAGCGCGTGGCCATCGCCCGCGCCCTCGCTCTCGAACCGAAGCTGCTGCTCTTCGACGAGCCGACCTCGGCGCTCGACCCCGAGCTGGTCGGCGAAGTCCTCGATGTCATCAAGGACTTGGCGCACGGCGGCACCACGATGATCGTCGTCACGCACGAGATCGGCTTCGCCCGCGAGGTCGCCGACACCGTCGTCTTCATGGACGAGGGACGGATCGTCGAGCAGGGCACCCCCGCCGACGTACTCGACCGTCCGGAACACCCGCGCACCCGCGCCTTCCTCTCCAAGGTCCTGTG from Streptomyces sp. NBC_01707 includes the following:
- a CDS encoding amino acid ABC transporter ATP-binding protein, which translates into the protein MVEIRAVHKSFGTLEVLRGIDLSVRAGEVTVVLGPSGSGKSTLLRTINHLEKVDNGWISVDGTLVGYRRDGNKLYELREREVLRQRTRIGFVFQNFNLFPHLTVLENIIEAPVSARRRPRKDAVSAAEKLLARVGLADKAGAYPKQLSGGQQQRVAIARALALEPKLLLFDEPTSALDPELVGEVLDVIKDLAHGGTTMIVVTHEIGFAREVADTVVFMDEGRIVEQGTPADVLDRPEHPRTRAFLSKVL